The Candidatus Equadaptatus faecalis genome contains a region encoding:
- a CDS encoding Dam family site-specific DNA-(adenine-N6)-methyltransferase, translated as MDYISVREAAKAWGISVRRISTLCSTNRIPDAEMLGNMWLIPKNAQKPEDARYKLFGGLHPIVKWVGGKGQLLEEIAKKYPAGLGTTVKNYVEPFVGGGAVLFELLGKYKFDNVYISDINAELINLYCMVRDHAGEVIDILKGYEKEFLPLKDDDRKAYYYARRDEFNRLIETGSSTNSVLGAAIFIFLNRTCFNGLYRVNSKGLYNVPMGAYKNPKICDEENLSAVSKALQNVTIACADYRKSIEYIDENTLVYLDPPYRPLNTTSAFTSYTESGFSDQNQIELAEFVQELTKRKANVILSNSDPKNADENDNFFDELYSRQNIFRVAASRMINSKAQSRGKISEILVCNY; from the coding sequence ATGGACTACATTTCTGTCAGAGAGGCTGCAAAAGCGTGGGGGATTTCTGTCCGCAGAATTTCTACTCTCTGCTCAACAAACAGAATACCTGACGCCGAAATGCTTGGCAATATGTGGCTTATTCCGAAAAATGCACAGAAGCCGGAAGATGCGCGTTATAAGTTGTTTGGCGGTCTGCACCCTATTGTCAAATGGGTTGGCGGCAAAGGGCAGCTTTTAGAAGAAATAGCAAAGAAATATCCGGCAGGCTTGGGTACGACTGTTAAAAATTACGTTGAGCCGTTCGTTGGCGGAGGCGCCGTGCTTTTTGAACTGCTTGGCAAATATAAATTTGACAACGTCTATATAAGCGACATAAACGCCGAACTGATTAACCTTTACTGTATGGTCAGAGATCATGCCGGAGAAGTTATAGATATTCTGAAAGGTTATGAAAAAGAATTTCTTCCGTTAAAGGACGATGACAGAAAAGCATACTATTATGCACGGCGCGATGAATTTAATAGACTGATTGAAACAGGCAGCAGTACAAATTCCGTACTTGGTGCGGCGATATTTATTTTTCTTAACAGGACTTGCTTTAACGGTTTGTACCGAGTTAATTCCAAAGGGCTTTACAACGTGCCTATGGGAGCCTACAAAAATCCGAAGATATGCGACGAAGAAAATCTGTCAGCCGTCTCAAAAGCGTTGCAGAATGTAACAATAGCCTGTGCGGATTATCGGAAATCCATAGAGTACATAGACGAAAATACGCTTGTGTATCTTGACCCCCCATACCGTCCGTTAAACACTACTTCCGCATTTACTTCATACACGGAAAGCGGTTTTAGCGACCAAAATCAGATAGAACTCGCAGAGTTTGTGCAGGAACTTACCAAACGAAAAGCAAACGTAATATTAAGTAATTCAGATCCAAAAAATGCCGATGAAAACGATAATTTCTTTGACGAACTATACAGCAGGCAAAATATTTTCCGTGTAGCAGCGAGCAGAATGATAAACAGCAAAGCGCAGTCACGCGGTAAAATCAGCGAAATTTTGGTTTGCAACTATTAA